In Spirosoma pollinicola, the genomic window TGTCTGATACGTCAATGCGATAATAAGCCGCAGCCAGACGGGTTGGCTTAACGGAGGAAGGGAGGTCAATAGCGGCTACCGATTGACAGCTTATCCGAATCTGAGGCAAGACACCGACCCGGTTGAACTTCAAGGCATTGCTGAGCAGATTTTGAAACAGTTGGTTCAATTGGGAGGAATTGCCCCACACCGTTGGTAACGAATCGACCCTTACGGATGCACCGGTTTCTTCAATCAGCAAGTCTAAGTCAGCTAAGGTCCTTTTCAGAACATCCGTCAGCCATACGGGTTGGCTACTCTCCTGCCCCGTCGCAATCCGCGAATAGGTCAGCAGGTCCCGAATCAGGATCGACATCCGGCTGGCGGCCGTCTGCATTCGCTGAAGGTGATCGACTCCATCTCCCAACTCCACGCCATACTGGCTTTTAAGCAAATCACCGAACGACTGAATCTTCCGTAGGGGCTCCTGCAGATCATGGCTGGCAATGTAGGCAAACTGCTGGAGGTTGGTATTCGAGCGTTCTAAATCATGGACGGATGCCTGCAATTGTTGAGTGCGCTGGTGCACTTGCTGCTCTAATTCAGTCGATAAGAGTCGGTAGCGACGCTCGCTTTGCTCAAGTCTTTGTCGGGATAGCACCCGTTCGGTTACCTCGTTCGCCAGCACCATCACCCCGGTTATGATCCCGAAGGAATCACGGAGTGGCGTATAGAGTAAATCAAAATAGACATCTTCCAGCTGGCCACGCCGGTTCAATTTGACCAGTAAATTAGCCCCGGAGAAAGGCTCACCACTGTCATAAACGCCTTCCAGCAATTCGATGTATCCTTGCCCTTTTATCTCGGGTAATGCCTCAATGACGGGCAGGCCAATAATGGATGGATCTTTATCCCACACCTCAAAAATCAGATCATTGCCAATCTCAATGACCATTTCCCGTCCCCTAAACAAGCCAATGGCCATGGGAGCCTGCTCGACGATACTGCGGAAACGGGATTCACTGGCTTTCGACTGCTGTTCAGCTAGCACTTGTTCGGTTACATCAACCGCCATTTGCATAATCGCATAGATCTCGCCTGATGCATTGAGGAGCGGTTTGTAGGAAAAGTCGAAATAATAAGCACCCAATAGGCCATCTACTTCTAATTCAGCCCGGGCACCCCTTGACTCGTAGGCTTTACCGCTCGTGAAGACCTCATCCAGAATGGCCAGAAAGGGTTGTCCAGCCAGTTCCGGTATCGCTTTGGCTAGTGGTTGGCCCAGAACGGACGAATCTTTGCCCCAGTAACCCAGCATGATTTCATTGGCTACCTCAATGTTTAATTCCTGACCCACAAACAGGCACGTAGCGACGGGTGCTTCCTCGATTAAGGAGCGAAATTTAGCTTCACTTTCTTCAATGGCTTTCCGAGCGGTTACCTGTTGGGTAATCTCAACACACAGCACAATAATGCCGGAAATGGTACCGTCTGACTCATAGTAAGGATCGTAGACGAAGTTGATAAAGGTTTGTTCCATCCGGCCGTTCCGTTCCAGGGTAACGGGCAATTCGCTGGCCACAAAGCGTTCGCCCGTCGTATACACACCGTGCAGTAATTCTTCAAAGCCCTG contains:
- a CDS encoding PAS domain-containing protein codes for the protein MLSKATTPVNAYPFLSGGGELGELTRQYDWQTTSLGTPDGWPQSLRATLSILLNTKSPMFLWWGSDLIQFYNDAYRPSLGDKGKHPTALGQQGADCWPEIWPTIKPLIDQVLGGGEAIWNEDQLIPIYRNGQLEDVYWTFGYSAVKDESGQAAGVLVICTETTGAVQDRNRLKTSENRFRSIVEQAPVAVALFSGPAFVITLANERVLQFWGRSRQQVINKPLFEALPEASGQGFEELLHGVYTTGERFVASELPVTLERNGRMEQTFINFVYDPYYESDGTISGIIVLCVEITQQVTARKAIEESEAKFRSLIEEAPVATCLFVGQELNIEVANEIMLGYWGKDSSVLGQPLAKAIPELAGQPFLAILDEVFTSGKAYESRGARAELEVDGLLGAYYFDFSYKPLLNASGEIYAIMQMAVDVTEQVLAEQQSKASESRFRSIVEQAPMAIGLFRGREMVIEIGNDLIFEVWDKDPSIIGLPVIEALPEIKGQGYIELLEGVYDSGEPFSGANLLVKLNRRGQLEDVYFDLLYTPLRDSFGIITGVMVLANEVTERVLSRQRLEQSERRYRLLSTELEQQVHQRTQQLQASVHDLERSNTNLQQFAYIASHDLQEPLRKIQSFGDLLKSQYGVELGDGVDHLQRMQTAASRMSILIRDLLTYSRIATGQESSQPVWLTDVLKRTLADLDLLIEETGASVRVDSLPTVWGNSSQLNQLFQNLLSNALKFNRVGVLPQIRISCQSVAAIDLPSSVKPTRLAAAYYRIDVSDNGIGFEEQYLDRIFQVFQRLNGKSQYAGTGIGLAICEKVVANHGGAITARSQPGQGATFSVYFPDQIIYAG